DNA from Geobacillus vulcani PSS1:
TTGTTGATCTCGGTGAGGGCGAGCCGGTGCAAATCATTTGTGGCGCCCCGAACGTCGCGAAAGGGCAAAACGTCGCCGTCGCCAAAGTCGGGGCGGTGCTGCCGGGACATTTTAAAATCAAACGGGCCAAGCTGCGCGGCGAAGAATCGAACGGCATGATTTGTTCGCTCCAAGAGCTCGGCGTCGAAACGAAAGTCGTGCCAAAAGAATACGCCGACGGCATTTTCGTCTTCCCGAGCGACGCGCCGGTCGGCGCCGATGCGTTGGAATGGCTCGGCTTGCACGATGAAGTGCTCGAACTCTCGTTAACGCCCAACCGCGCTGACTGCTTAAGCATGATCGGCGTCGCCTATGAAGTGGCCGCCATTCTCGGCCGCGCGGTGAAGCTGCCGGAAGCGGCGGTCAAAGAAAACAATGAAATGATCCACGACTACATTTCCGTCCGCGTCGAAGCGCCGGAAGACAATCCGCTGTACGCCGGGCGGATCGTGAAAAACGTCCGGATCGGCCCGTCGCCGCTTTGGATGCAGGCGCGCTTGATGGCCGCCGGCATTCGCCCGCACAACAACGTCGTCGACATTACGAACTATATTTTGCTTGAGTACGGCCAACCGCTGCACGCGTTTGACTACGACCGCCTCGGTTCGCGGGAGATCGTCGTCCGCCGCGCGAAGGAAGGCGAAACGATTGTGACGCTTGACGATGTCGAACGGAAGCTGACCGACAATCATCTGGTCATCACGAACGGCCGCGAGCCGGTCGCCTTAGCCGGCGTAATGGGCGGGGCCAATTCGGAAGTGCGTGACGACACGAAAACGGTGTTCATTGAAGCGGCGTATTTTGCGAGCCCGATCATCCGCCAGGCGGTGAAAGACCACGGGCTGCGCAGCGAGGCGAGCACCCGCTTTGAAAAAGGGATCGATCCGGCGCGGACAAAAGAAGCGCTTGAACGCGCCGCGGCGTTGATGGCTGAATACGCCGACGGTGAGGTCGTCGGCGGCATCGTCGAAGCCAGCACATGGAAAGAAGAGCCGGTGGTCGTGACGGTCACGCTTGAACGGATCAACGGCGTCCTCGGCACGGCGATGTCGAAAGAGGAAGTGGCCGCGATTTTGGCGAACTTGCAATTTCCGTTCACAGAAGACAACGGAACGTTCACGGTTCATGTCCCATCGCGCCGCCGTGACATTGCCATCGAAGAAGATATCATCGAGGAAGTCGCCCGCTTGTACGGCTACGACCATTTGCCGGCGACGTTGCCGGTGGCCGAGGCGAAACCGGGCGGGCTCACGCCGTACCAGGCGAAGCGCCGCCGCGTCCGCCGCTATTTGGAAGGAGCCGGCTTGTTCCAAGCGATCACGTATTCATTGACGAGCCCGGACAAAGCGGCGCGTTTTGCGCTCGAGACGGCGGAACCGATCCGCTTGGCGCTGCCGATGAGCGAAGAGCGGAGCGTTTTGCGGCAAAGCTTGATTCCGCATCTGCTTGAAGCGGCGAGCTACAACCGCGCCCGCCAAGTCGAGAACGTCGCCTTATACGAAATCGGCTCCGTCTATTTGTCGCGCGGGGAAAACGTCCAGCCGGCGGAAAACGAGCGGCTCGCCGGCGTCATCACCGGTTTATGGCATGCTCACCTTTGGCAAGGGGAGAAAAAAGCGGCCGATTTCTATGTTGCAAAAGGCGTGCTTGACGGCTTGTTCGACCTGCTTGGGCTGTCTGATCGCATCAGCTACCGCCCGGCGAAGCGCGCCGATTTGCATCCGGGGCGGACGGCCGAGATCGTGCTTGACGGAACGGTGATCGGCTTTGTCGGCCAGCTCCATCCGGCGGTGCAAAAAGAGTACGATTTGAAAGAAACGTACGTCTTTGAACTCGCCTTGTCCGAGCTGTTGAACGCGGAAAGCGAAGCGATCCGCTACGAGCCGATTCCGCGCTTCCCGTCCGTCGTGCGCGACATCGCCTTAGTCGTCGACGAAAACGTCGAAGCCGGCGCCCTCAAGCAAGCGATCGAAGAAGCCGGGAAGCCGCTGCTGAAAGACGTCTCCCTCTTTGACGTCTACCAAGGCGACCGTCTGCCGGCCGGGAAAAAATCGCTCGCCTTCTCGCTCCGCTACTATGATCCGGAGCGGACGCTCACCGATGAAGAAGTCACGACCGTTCACGAGCGGGTATTGGCTGCGGTCGAAGAGCAGTTTGGCGCGGTGTTGCGCGGGTGACAGGAACCGCCGAAACTGACCGAAGAGGTCGCCTGCCCTTAGGATAGGGCGCAACCTATCGTCGGGCAAAAACAAGATCGCAGCGAAAGAGGGTGTTTCCATCCTGTTGGGACACCCTCCGTTTCGTTTCGGCGCGTATGTCAGCGTTTCGCAATTGGGAAGGGCCGGTTTTGCGCTGATTTTCTGCTGAAATCACTGATCTTCTAGGCGAAGATAAGGGGGATGTAAATGCGAAACATGGCATGGCTCATCGCGGTGTTTTTGTTGTTCGGTTTGTATGGCTGCGGCGGCGATCGAAAAGAACGCGCCGAGCGAATGGAATCAGCGGGCCAAACAGAGCTGATTGTTTCCGCCGCGGCCAGTCTGCAAGAAGCGCTGGAAGAAGCGAAAACGGCGTTTGAACGAAAGCATCCGAACATCCGTATTCACTATAATTTTGGCGCATCGGGCGCTTTGCAAAAGCAAATTTCCGAAGGAGCGCCGGTCGATCTCTTTTTTTCCGCCGCTGTCGAGCCGTTCGCGAAGCTGAAACAAGAAGGGCTGATCGATTCTAGGCACGAAAAAACGGTGCTCGCCAACGAGCTGGTGCTCATCGTTCCAAAACAAGGAGAAGGAGCGATTCGGTCGCTCGGTGACCTGATCCGCGCCAAACGGGTGGCGATCGGCATTCCGGAGTCGGTGCCGGCCGGCATGTACGCGAAACAAACGCTAGAGAAGGCCGGGCTGTGGAAGCAAGTCAAACCGAAGCTCGTCTACGCGAAAGACGTGCGCCAAGTGCTGACCTACGTGGAAACCGGCAACGTCGACGCCGGATTTGTGTACCGGACGGATGCGCTCGTGTCGGACAACGTCAACATCGCCGCCGCGGTGCCAAGCAGTATGCACGGCCCGATCGTCTACCCGCTCGGCGTGATCAAAACGAGCAAACATCTCAAGGAGGCAAGGGAGTTTTACTCTTATTTGACGAGTGAACAGGCGCTCCACACCTTCGAACAACACGGGTTCCGCCGCGCCCGTTAGAAAGCGCGTGAAAGCCTACTGTTTCCCTTCATCGATGGGGGAATGTGGGAAAAGCAGCACCGATGCTACAGGGGGCTATTTGAGAAACGATGCAGGGAAGCAACATGCCGGCTTCAATCCCCATCTTTCTAGGGTGGTCTTCACAGCGAGCCAAGACATATGGTACAATGAAGAAAAACCGAACTTCATAGGCGATGGAGTTCGCCATAACCGCCGGTTTCCGGCTGATGACTCCTGCTGCGAATGGAAGCGGCAGGAGTCTGTTCATTTTTAGGAAGGAGGGGGTCTGATTGGTCTATCTCGCCGTCGGCATCGCCGGCATGATCGGCGCGCTTGTCCGTTATGGGCTCGGTTTGCTTGTTCCCGCCGCCCATGGCTTTCCGTTTGCGACGCTTTTCATCAATTGGACAGGCTCGTTTTTGCTCAGCTGGCTCGCGGTCACATTCACCCGCCGCCCGGCGTGGCCACCATGGCTGCAAACGGCGGTGACGACTGGTTTTGTCGGCTCGTATACGACGTTTTCCACCCTTAGCGTCGAGTGTGTCGAATTGCTGAAACAAGGGCGATGGGGCATGGCCGCTGGTTATATCGCCGCCAGTTTGTTCGGCGGTCTAACCGCGGCATGGGCGGGCTCCGCTGCCGCCCATCCAAAGCGAAAGGGGGAAATGGCCCGATGATGGCACCGCTATTGGTGATGATCGGCGGTTTTTTTGGCGCCATCTGCCGTTACGCCGTCAGCCGCTGGGCCGCCCGGCGCTCGCCGCGCTTCCCGCTCGGCACGCTCATTGTGAACTTACTTGGCTCGTTTTTGCTCGGGTGGCTGGCTGGAAGCGGCGCCGCCGATGCTGAAAAACTACTGATCGGCACTGGTTTTATGGGCGCGTTCACGACGTTTTCCACGTTTAAATGGGAAAGCGTGCAAATGATGCAGCAACGCCAATGGGCGAAGGTGATCGGTTATGTGGCGGCCACTTACTCCTGCGGGATCCTGCTGGCATGGTTTGGCTGGCAGCTAGGGCAATGAGGCAGGAACGTCAGCTTGAAGCCTTTTTCCGCCGCGCTTGCCGTTTGGATGGCAACTAGGGCAAATGAGGCAGCCCTGTCGGTCAATGAGCCGCCAGAGGAAAAGCAGCGCGGCCTTGTTCCTCAGTTCGGGCCGGCGCGGAAGATAGGGGCAAACGCAACGGCGCATGAGCGGAGAAGCACTGGTTGAATGGATCAAAAAATCTTCCCCGCCCTGTCCACAAGCAAGGAACGAGCGGGGAAACGAGCGAAAGGGAGACGGCGTTATCTTCTGTTTTTCGCAAACAATACTTGTTCGAGAATGTCATGAATACGCGTATTTTCATAAACGCCGACAAACCGTTCCGCCCCCGGGCCCATGGCAGTCAGCGGCACATCGGCGGCGGTGTGGCCGGTGGTCGTCCAGTCCAAGGCGAACGTTTGCGCAGAATGAGCGATGGAAAAGGGGCCGTCTTCGCCAGAAATCGTTTTGCCGTCTCCCGACTCATCGGCGCCGCCTGGCGTTTCCACCGTTAAGCCGCCGCATTCATGGTCGGCGAGCACGAGGACGAGCGTATCCCGATGGCGCTTGGCGTACTGTTTCGCCACGGCGACCGCTTCGTCAAGCTGCTGGCCGGCTTTGATCATGAGCGGTCCGTTGTTTTCATGGCTCATTTCATCAATGGCTTCTTCTTCAACAACGAGGAAAAAGCCTTTTTTATTTTGCGACAGCACGTCAAGCGCTTTTTTTGTCATATCGGGCAGCGGCACGGCGGGATTGTACACATCCCCTTCTCCTTCGGGGCGTTGTTGGAACATCTCCTCGTTGGCAAACAGCCCAAGCAGCTTGCGGCCCGTTGCCTGTTTCAGCTCATCGGCGGTGCGGACGTACGTATAGCCGAGCTGCTTGGCGCGCTCCACTAAGTTTCCTTGCGTGCCTTTGCTTCCTTCTTCGGGATCTTCAGCGGGATGGTCGGGGTAATAGCCGGGCTGTCCGGCCGGATACCAGTAGTCTTCGCCGCCGCCCAATATGACGTCCACTTTCGTTTGTTCGATGTACTGTTTGGCAATATCGCTTTGCGCCGAGCGCTTGGCGGTATGGGCGCCGAACGCCGCTGGGGTGGCGTCTGTCACTTGGGCGGTCGTGACGAGCCCGGTCGCTTTTCCGGCTTTTTTCGCTTGTTCGAGAATCGTTTCCACCGGTTTTCCTTGCAAATCAACAGCGATGGCGCCGTTGTACGTTTTGACGCCCGTCGCTATCGCTGTCGCTGCCGCGGCGGAGTCGGTGATGAACGATTTCGGATCGGCGGAGTTCGTATGGATGAGCCCGCTGTACGGCATGTCGTCCATTTCCAATTCTCCCGTGATCCCTTTCGTGGCTAGGCGGATCGCATCGCGATGGGCGGTGCCCATGCCGTCGCCGACAAAAAGGATGACATTTTTCACTGCCGGTGGCCCGGCTGGCTTGTCCGGCTTATCCGGTGCAGCCCATGTGCGTTGTCCGGCGGCATACAGCGTCAGCCCGACGCTCAGTCCGGCCATAAGCAAAGCCGTGCGGCGTTTCATTCGGAACATCGTTCTCCTCTCCCTTTTCAGATGATTTTGTCATTTTGATTGTACAAGCGGCATATGAAATGGGGATGAATTCCATGTAACGGTTTTGTAAAGAATGGTTCCAAACGTTCACTTCCTCTTTCATTGACTTTTTTTCTTTGGCCTGATACATTGATTAATAGTTCAATTGTTGAACCAAATGGACGATCCAAGATGGATACAACGACTGGGAGGTGAAGAAGTGGCAAGGCGAAACATCGACGAGTGGATCGACCGTTATTTGTCCGTATCATTTCTCGTGATGAAGCGCGGGGCGGCGCTTGTCAAAGACAGCCTTTGCGAAGAGATGACGCACGACCAATATTATTTGCTTCGCTATATTCGCCGGCGGGGGACGTGCACGTCAACCGAGCTGGCGGCGATGTTCGGCGTGAACAAAAGCGCGGTGACGGCGATGACGAACCGCCTCGTCGACAAAGGCTGGCTGCGCCGCGAGCGTGACGGGAACGATCGCCGCGTCATCGTCTTATCGCTGACAGAACAAGGGGAAGCATGGATTGCGGAAATGGACCGGAACGTCTATCGGCTCGTGGAAGAAGTGATTGCCCGCTTCCCGGAAGAAGAAATTGAAACGTTCATCCGCACGTATGAACGGTTGGCCCGCGTGCTGCAGGAGGTGGAAGAAGCGAAATGAGAGCGATCATCAAAGGAAAATGGTTCGTGTTCATCGGCTGGATCATCATCGCGGCGGTGCTCATGATGACCGCGCCGAACATGGGCGAGCTCGTTCGGGAGAAAGGGCAGCTGAGCGTGCCGGACGGCTATTCGTCGTCATTGGCGGCGAAATGGATCAAAGAGGCGAACGAACAGGAAAACAAAGAACATGAGCGCTCCACCGTGCTCGTTTTTTATCAGAAAGACGGATTGACGGCGCAAGACAAACGGGAAATCGAACAGGCGGTTCAAGCACTGGAAAAGAAAAAAAGCGAGCTGCATATTACCGAAATCGTTTCGCCGCTGGCCAACAAGGAGCTGGAAAAAAAGCTGGTGTCCAAAGACGGGACGACGATGCTCATTTCGATTCGCATCGACCCGGCCGGGCGGACGGCGAAACAGTTGACGGACGCGCTCTATCGGGCTTTGGACGGCGTCAAGGTCGAGCATTATTTCACCGGCGGGTGGATGATCGATGAAGATGTGGTGACCAGCTCGCTTGAAGGCGTGAAAAAGACGGAAGGAATTACCGTTGTCTTTATTTTGATCGTGCTGTTGGCCGTATTCCGTTCGCCGGTCGCGTCGTTGATTCCGTTGTTGACGGTCGGAGCGACGTACGTCGTTTCTCAGTCGATCGTCGCGTTTTTGGTCGATGAGGTCAACTTTCCGCTGTCGACGTTTACGCAGACATTTTTGGTGGCCGTGTTGTTCGGAATCGGAACGGATTACTGCATTTTGCTTTTAAGCCGGTTTAAGGAAGAACTAGTGAAACACGGTGACCGCACGGAAGCGGTCATCGCCACGTACCGGACGGCGGGAAAAACAGTGGCGGCGAGTGGATTGGCGGTCATGATCGGCTTTGCCGCGATCGGACTGTCGACATTTCAGTTGTACCAATCGGCAGCCGCCGTCGCCGTTGGGGTGGCGGTGCTGCTGGTGGCGCTTATGACGCTCGTGCCGTTTTTCATGGCGGTGCTTGGCGAGAAGCTGTTTTGGCCGGTTCGCGGGAAACTTGAGCACGGACAAAGCCGACTTTGGCTGGCGGCAGGCCGGTTCGCGTTCGCCCGTCCGCTGCTGGCGCTCGCTATCGTCGCAGCGGTAACGGTGCCGGTGCTTGTGACGTACGATGGCAAACTGTCATTTGATTCAATGGAAGAGATCGGCGACCATTATCGCTCGGTTAAAGCGTTTGACATTATTGCCGACCACTTTCATCCCGGAGACGCCATGCCGACACAAATTGTGTTGAAAAGCAAAGAGCCGCTTGATTCCGAAAAAGGGATGGCGTTGATCGAAAAAATCAGCCGCGAAGTCGAAAACGTTGACGGTGTGGCGAGCGTCCGCTCGGTGACGCGGCCCACAGGCGAGCCGATCAAAGAGCTGTTTGTCACTGAGCAGGCGAAACAGCTGAAAAACGGCCTTGGCGCCGGCAAAGACGGCATCGAGAAAATCGGCGCCGGGCTCGAGACGGCAAGCAATCAGCTCTCCGCTTCCGTGCCGCAGCTGAAGCAAGCGTCATCCGGCATCGGCCAGCTCGTCTCGGGAACGGAGCGGCTTGAGAACGGCCTGCGCCAGCTGCAAAGCGGCTTGAGCCAAATTGAACAAGGCGTGCGCCGCGGAGCGATCGGGGCCGGCGAGTTGAAAAACGGCTTGGCGACCCTGCGCGCCAATGCCAAAAAACTGCAAGAGGGCGCGAACCAGCTGCTTGGCGGCTACAAGCAGGCGGAACAAGGCTTGGCGACGATCAGCAGCCAATACCGGCAAGTCGAAACGGGCCTCAAGGCGGTCGCTGATCAGCTCGCCGCCGTGCAAACGCTGCTTGCGCAAGTCGAGCAGTCGCATCCGGAGCTCGCCCAAGACGCGCAATATCAACAAGCGAAAATGACCGTCGCCGCCTTGGCCGCCCGGACGAACGACATGGCCAACGGCTTGGCGAAGTTGAACGGGGCGCTTGAGCGAGCGCGCGCCGGCTTGGCGAAAGCGAATGAGTCGTTTGCCCAACTGGCGGCCGGGCAAGCCGCGATTAACGACGGTTTGGATCGAATCATCGCCGGGCTTGGCGAGCTTGAAGCCGGCTTGACGAAAGCGGCCAACGGCCAACAACAAGCCGTTGATCAACTGCCGCGATTCGCGTCCGGCCTCGAGCAAGTCAACGGCGGCCAGCGGCAGCTGCTTGAGCACTTCTCGGCCCTTGGCGGCCAGCTCGGCCAGCTTGTCAACGGCTTGGACCAAAGCGCGTCCGGTTTGCAGAAGGTGGCCAGCGGTCTGGGAACGGCGGAAACGTATTTGGCTGATTTGTCATCGGCACCGGCGAAGGACATGGCCGGCTGGCATATGCCGAAAGCGGCGCTTGAAAGCAAAGAATTTGCGCAGGCGAAAGACGCGTATATGTCAAAAGACCGGCGCATCGTCACATTTGATGTCATTTTCAAAGAAAATCCGTATTCCATATCGGCGCTTGGCCGCATTGATGACATTCGCGCCGCCGCCGAACGGGCGGTGAAAGGAGCAAAGCTGGACGGGGTGAGCATCGCCGTCGGCGGCGTCACAAGCACGTATGCCGATTTGCGGGCGATTTCGAACGCCGACTATCGGCACACAGCGGTGCTCATGCTGGCGGGGATCGCCATCGTGCTGGCTGCCCTGCTCCGGTCGTTGATCATGCCGCTCTACTTGATTTTGTCGCTTGTGTTGACGTATTACACGTCGATGGCCGTCACCGAGCTCATCTTCGTCAACGGCCTCGGCTATGCCGGCTTGAACTGGGCGGTGTCGTTTTTCGCCTTCGTCCTGCTTATGGCCCTCGGCATCGACTACAGCATCTTCCTGATGGACCGGTTCAACGAATACCGTGACCGGCCGGTGAGAGAAGCGATGCTGTCAGCGATGGGCCATATGGGGACGGTCATCATCTCGGCCGCCGTCATTTTGGGCGGGACGTTTGCTGCGATGTATCCGTCCGGCGTTCTGTCGCTCTTGCAAATCGCGACGATTGTATTGACAGGGCTTTTGCTTTACGCTCTTGTCGTCCTGCCGCTGTTTGTCCCGGTCATGGTCCACACGTTCGGCCGCGCCAACTGGTGGCCGTTTGGGCAGCCGGTGAGCGAAGCGGATGGGCTCGAACAGCAGAAAATTAGTTAAAATGACCGGCTGCTGCCGCTCCCAAATGATTCGGGAAGCGGCTTTCTTTTTTCGCGGGGCGGTGAACAGCAGC
Protein-coding regions in this window:
- the pheT gene encoding phenylalanine--tRNA ligase subunit beta, whose translation is MLVSYRWLSEYVDLTGITAKELADRITKSGIEVERVEALDRGMKGVVIGHVLECEPHPNADKLRKCLVDLGEGEPVQIICGAPNVAKGQNVAVAKVGAVLPGHFKIKRAKLRGEESNGMICSLQELGVETKVVPKEYADGIFVFPSDAPVGADALEWLGLHDEVLELSLTPNRADCLSMIGVAYEVAAILGRAVKLPEAAVKENNEMIHDYISVRVEAPEDNPLYAGRIVKNVRIGPSPLWMQARLMAAGIRPHNNVVDITNYILLEYGQPLHAFDYDRLGSREIVVRRAKEGETIVTLDDVERKLTDNHLVITNGREPVALAGVMGGANSEVRDDTKTVFIEAAYFASPIIRQAVKDHGLRSEASTRFEKGIDPARTKEALERAAALMAEYADGEVVGGIVEASTWKEEPVVVTVTLERINGVLGTAMSKEEVAAILANLQFPFTEDNGTFTVHVPSRRRDIAIEEDIIEEVARLYGYDHLPATLPVAEAKPGGLTPYQAKRRRVRRYLEGAGLFQAITYSLTSPDKAARFALETAEPIRLALPMSEERSVLRQSLIPHLLEAASYNRARQVENVALYEIGSVYLSRGENVQPAENERLAGVITGLWHAHLWQGEKKAADFYVAKGVLDGLFDLLGLSDRISYRPAKRADLHPGRTAEIVLDGTVIGFVGQLHPAVQKEYDLKETYVFELALSELLNAESEAIRYEPIPRFPSVVRDIALVVDENVEAGALKQAIEEAGKPLLKDVSLFDVYQGDRLPAGKKSLAFSLRYYDPERTLTDEEVTTVHERVLAAVEEQFGAVLRG
- the modA gene encoding molybdate ABC transporter substrate-binding protein — its product is MRNMAWLIAVFLLFGLYGCGGDRKERAERMESAGQTELIVSAAASLQEALEEAKTAFERKHPNIRIHYNFGASGALQKQISEGAPVDLFFSAAVEPFAKLKQEGLIDSRHEKTVLANELVLIVPKQGEGAIRSLGDLIRAKRVAIGIPESVPAGMYAKQTLEKAGLWKQVKPKLVYAKDVRQVLTYVETGNVDAGFVYRTDALVSDNVNIAAAVPSSMHGPIVYPLGVIKTSKHLKEAREFYSYLTSEQALHTFEQHGFRRAR
- a CDS encoding fluoride efflux transporter FluC, with product MVYLAVGIAGMIGALVRYGLGLLVPAAHGFPFATLFINWTGSFLLSWLAVTFTRRPAWPPWLQTAVTTGFVGSYTTFSTLSVECVELLKQGRWGMAAGYIAASLFGGLTAAWAGSAAAHPKRKGEMAR
- the crcB gene encoding fluoride efflux transporter CrcB translates to MMAPLLVMIGGFFGAICRYAVSRWAARRSPRFPLGTLIVNLLGSFLLGWLAGSGAADAEKLLIGTGFMGAFTTFSTFKWESVQMMQQRQWAKVIGYVAATYSCGILLAWFGWQLGQ
- a CDS encoding alkaline phosphatase, which encodes MFRMKRRTALLMAGLSVGLTLYAAGQRTWAAPDKPDKPAGPPAVKNVILFVGDGMGTAHRDAIRLATKGITGELEMDDMPYSGLIHTNSADPKSFITDSAAAATAIATGVKTYNGAIAVDLQGKPVETILEQAKKAGKATGLVTTAQVTDATPAAFGAHTAKRSAQSDIAKQYIEQTKVDVILGGGEDYWYPAGQPGYYPDHPAEDPEEGSKGTQGNLVERAKQLGYTYVRTADELKQATGRKLLGLFANEEMFQQRPEGEGDVYNPAVPLPDMTKKALDVLSQNKKGFFLVVEEEAIDEMSHENNGPLMIKAGQQLDEAVAVAKQYAKRHRDTLVLVLADHECGGLTVETPGGADESGDGKTISGEDGPFSIAHSAQTFALDWTTTGHTAADVPLTAMGPGAERFVGVYENTRIHDILEQVLFAKNRR
- a CDS encoding MarR family winged helix-turn-helix transcriptional regulator; protein product: MARRNIDEWIDRYLSVSFLVMKRGAALVKDSLCEEMTHDQYYLLRYIRRRGTCTSTELAAMFGVNKSAVTAMTNRLVDKGWLRRERDGNDRRVIVLSLTEQGEAWIAEMDRNVYRLVEEVIARFPEEEIETFIRTYERLARVLQEVEEAK
- a CDS encoding MMPL family transporter; this translates as MRAIIKGKWFVFIGWIIIAAVLMMTAPNMGELVREKGQLSVPDGYSSSLAAKWIKEANEQENKEHERSTVLVFYQKDGLTAQDKREIEQAVQALEKKKSELHITEIVSPLANKELEKKLVSKDGTTMLISIRIDPAGRTAKQLTDALYRALDGVKVEHYFTGGWMIDEDVVTSSLEGVKKTEGITVVFILIVLLAVFRSPVASLIPLLTVGATYVVSQSIVAFLVDEVNFPLSTFTQTFLVAVLFGIGTDYCILLLSRFKEELVKHGDRTEAVIATYRTAGKTVAASGLAVMIGFAAIGLSTFQLYQSAAAVAVGVAVLLVALMTLVPFFMAVLGEKLFWPVRGKLEHGQSRLWLAAGRFAFARPLLALAIVAAVTVPVLVTYDGKLSFDSMEEIGDHYRSVKAFDIIADHFHPGDAMPTQIVLKSKEPLDSEKGMALIEKISREVENVDGVASVRSVTRPTGEPIKELFVTEQAKQLKNGLGAGKDGIEKIGAGLETASNQLSASVPQLKQASSGIGQLVSGTERLENGLRQLQSGLSQIEQGVRRGAIGAGELKNGLATLRANAKKLQEGANQLLGGYKQAEQGLATISSQYRQVETGLKAVADQLAAVQTLLAQVEQSHPELAQDAQYQQAKMTVAALAARTNDMANGLAKLNGALERARAGLAKANESFAQLAAGQAAINDGLDRIIAGLGELEAGLTKAANGQQQAVDQLPRFASGLEQVNGGQRQLLEHFSALGGQLGQLVNGLDQSASGLQKVASGLGTAETYLADLSSAPAKDMAGWHMPKAALESKEFAQAKDAYMSKDRRIVTFDVIFKENPYSISALGRIDDIRAAAERAVKGAKLDGVSIAVGGVTSTYADLRAISNADYRHTAVLMLAGIAIVLAALLRSLIMPLYLILSLVLTYYTSMAVTELIFVNGLGYAGLNWAVSFFAFVLLMALGIDYSIFLMDRFNEYRDRPVREAMLSAMGHMGTVIISAAVILGGTFAAMYPSGVLSLLQIATIVLTGLLLYALVVLPLFVPVMVHTFGRANWWPFGQPVSEADGLEQQKIS